In Brassica rapa cultivar Chiifu-401-42 chromosome A06, CAAS_Brap_v3.01, whole genome shotgun sequence, a single window of DNA contains:
- the LOC103872267 gene encoding RNA demethylase ALKBH10B: protein MAMPPGNVAPPSDKLQFTPPIAVAGSWIPDERDVYISWMRGEFAAANAIIDTLCQHLQAIGDQSQYDAVISAIQHRQSSWSQAIYMQPYYTIADIYKALQHAAWRWKLKTPQQQQQQPQRHYNAADQNLKFGGKRSGYGFNKHHHGGGGGYRGAESLARNGHHLNSDSHNVEAKLASDVKGLSIAEEKRDGSEKPKSDRKDLEESESAGGETQAEIVNHDSKDNNLCSEEKQDEKDKECTASMAKTFVVEEMYEAKVVNVVEGLRLYENMVDAKEVSQLVSLVNNLRTAGRRGQLQTEAYVGYKRPNRGHGREMIQLGLPIADTMPDDESIKGRRIEPIPSFLSDIIERLVTKQIIPVKPDACIIDFFNEGDHSQPHMLAPWFGRPVGILSLSECDFTFGRVIVSDHPGDYKGSLKLSLTPGSVLLVEGKSADLAKFAIHSIPKQRILITFTKSQPRNSITGSNWAPPPSRSPPNQHHNRHPTAPPKHYPVIPTTGVFPPNGAVQPIFIAPSPPLPPQMPFPGGVLPGATVWPHPRHQPPPQPRLPVPGTGVFLPPGSAQEQVLKGSTEKSNGSNAAEGKLEMKTKEEEADNSGSGDGKQSN from the exons ATGGCAATGCCACCTGGAAACGTTGCTCCTCCGTCTGATAAACTCCAGTTTACACCACCCATCGCCGTCGCCGGAAGCTGGATCCCCGACGAGAGAGACGTGTATATCTCGTGGATGCGCGGGGAGTTCGCCGCGGCTAACGCCATCATCGACACGCTCTGCCAACATCTGCAAGCAATCGGGGATCAAAGCCAATACGACGCCGTCATCTCAGCCATCCAACACCGTCAGTCAAGCTGGTCTCAAGCTATCTATATGCAGCCTTATTACACGATTGCTGATATTTACAAGGCTCTTCAGCACGCTGCTTGGCGGTGGAAACTGAAAACgcctcaacaacaacaacaacagcctCAAAGGCATTACAATGCTGCTGATCAGAATTTGAAGTTTGGAGGAAAGAGATCAGGTTATGGATTTAACAAGCATCAtcatggtggtggtggtggttacaGAGGAGCTGAATCTTTGGCGAGAAACGGGCATCACTTGAATTCAGATTCCCACAACGTTGAAGCTAAGCTAGCAAGTGATGTTAAGGGGTTGTCTATTGCTGAGGAGAAGAGAG ATGGTAGCGAGAAACCAAAGAGTGATCGTAAAGATCTGGAAGAATCTGAGTCTGCTGGTGGTGAAACTCAAGCGGAGATAGTGAACCATGATTCTAAAG atAACAATCTCTGTTCTGAGGAAAAGCAGGACGAGAAAGATAAAGAGTGTACTGCAAGCATGGCTAAGACTTTTGTTGTTGAAGAGATGTATGAAGCGAAAGTG GTTAATGTCGTGGAAGGACTGAGGCTATATGAGAATATGGTTGACGCAAAGGAAGTTTCTCAACTCGTTTCTCTTGTAAACAATCTGAGAACCGCTGGAAGAAGAGGTCAACTTCAAA CTGAGGCCTATGTGGGTTATAAACGTCCCAATAGAGGACATGGACGCGAGATGATCCAACTCGGTCTCCCCATAGCTGATACCATGCCTGATGATGAGAGTATCAAAG GTCGAAGAATAGAGCCAATCCCGTCGTTTCTTTCGGACATCATTGAACGTCTGGTCACAAAACAAATCATACCTGTGAAACCAGACGCATGCATCATCGACTTCTTCAACGAG GGAGATCACTCGCAGCCGCATATGTTAGCTCCATGGTTTGGAAGACCAGTTGGGATCTTGTCCTTGTCGGAATGTGATTTCACATTTGGCAGAGTCATTGTCTCTGATCATCCCGGTGACTACAAGGGCTCTCTCAAGCTTTCTCTCACTCCCGG ATCGGTTCTTCTGGTGGAAGGCAAATCAGCAGATCTTGCTAAGTTTGCAATTCACTCAATCCCAAAGCAGCGGATTCTCATCACCTTCACCAAATCTCAGCCTAGAAACTCCATAACCGGTTCTAACTGGGCTCCACCACCTAGCAGATCTCCACCGAATCAACACCACAACCGTCACCCAACCGCCCCACCTAAACATTATCCTGTCATCCCGACCACTGGTGTCTTCCCACCAAACGGAGCTGTTCAACCGATTTTCATAGCCCCTTCTCCTCCTCTTCCCCCTCAAATGCCTTTCCCAGGCGGTGTCCTTCCCGGGGCAACGGTCTGGCCTCATCCACGACATCAGCCACCACCACAGCCTAGACTGCCTGTTCCTGGCACCGGTGTGTTTCTCCCACCCGGTTCAGCACAAGAACAGGTGTTAAAAGGCTCCACGGAGAAATCCAACGGAAGCAACGCAGCAGAAGGAAAGTTGGAAATGAagactaaagaagaagaagctgacaATAGCGGTAGCGGTGACGGTAAACAAAGCAATTAG
- the LOC103872268 gene encoding probable transmembrane ascorbate ferrireductase 3, whose translation MDHSADRTTFKRHSSLSTLVAHFFGILAVILMLIWLLHYREGIEYGSDNPLKVLNVHPFLMYCGFLFLVGQAMMMYKTAYASHQVQKMVHGGLHLIGLVLGIVGICAAFRFHDKLNLKNMVSLHSWIGLTTFILLGLQWLLGAFTFLAPQSSSGTRTRMMPSHVLGGRALLYMGIVAALTGLAQRATMLGQSTNAESRLINFTGLAILLFGVSVDFSVALGRYN comes from the exons ATGGACCACTCAGCAGATCGAACAACTTTTAAGCGTCACTCGTCGCTTTCTACACTTGTGGCTCATTTCTTTGGCATCTTAGCCGTTATTCTAATGCTCATATGGCTTCTTCATTACCGTGAAGGTATTGAGTATGGCTCCGACAATCCCCTTAAGGTTTTAAAT GTGCATCCATTTCTCATGTACTGTGGTTTTctcttcctcgtgggccaag CGATGATGATGTACAAAACGGCGTATGCCTCGCACCAAGTACAGAAAATGGTTCACGGTGGACTTCACTTAATAGGATTAGTTCTAGGTATTGTCGGAATCTGCGCCGCCTTTAGATTCCACGATAAATTAAACCTTAAAAACATGGTCTCTCTTCACTCCTGGATCGGTCTCACCACTTTCATCCTCCTCGGCCTCCAG TGGCTGCTCGGGGCGTTCACATTCCTTGCGCCACAATCTTCATCAGGGACAAGAACGAGGATGATGCCGTCGCACGTCTTAGGTGGTCGAGCTCTACTTTATATGGGTATTGTCGCAGCACTTACAGGACTCGCGCAGAGAGCCACGATGCTTGGTCAGAGCACAAACGCTGAGTCACGCCTCATTAACTTCACCGGTTTAGCTATTCTACTCTTTGGCGTTTCAGTCGACTTCTCCGTCGCTCTTGGCCGTTATAATTGA
- the LOC103872269 gene encoding protein OBERON 3 has protein sequence MNGEKDLAGDGECSRTKTSKPRFAHLNTDNQDDRTNQFQKGARSSNNVDAFSSRSSPRSGNELTLSYLCENRDLSERIAESQKGKEVVTFSENPTHHHDNEEDEKWIERDFFNLREPNPNPSKRKAHDEVKQEADEEEEKNKNKIETLNLSLALPDVSLSLTASNAVKRPRVNSERTTTSFSNDFTATTAPSMSYSYSHPFSHNLSCSADFDCSVEKDDRIWCAGEGTNGSVHSRFRPVGDGGVALARTPISAAKPSSSSDYSFFPSELPARPGMEVTLSGDSRKKLEESDDVRSERVLYDIVSKSISSAALIIQGMADETLESAKEYLRNLIDSPEKKERLTSLQSQIDKRSDLCKETLSKCVKDQLDILVAVRTGLKYFLSGKIRIPMNELVEIFMFLRCRNVNCKSLLPVDDCECKICSNNKGFCSSCMCPVCLKFDSASNTCSWVGCDVCSHWCHAACGIQKNLIKPGLSLKSPRGNKTEMLFHCIGCAHKSEMFGFVKDVFVCCAKNWGPETLVKELDCVGKVFRGSDDAKGKTLHLKANEMVKKLESKQISPADASNFIIQFFNYAESVSEFPEPKEQTVVTETSYRKDEASVTPSTSKDQIKKSFALTDAMMNSFDSLESMVRIKEAETRMFQKKADEARIEAESFRRMIEMKTEKMEEEYTEKLARLCLQETEERRRNKLEELKKLENSHCDYRNMKLRMEAEIAGLLKRMESTRQQLV, from the exons ATGAACGGAGAGAAAGATCTCGCCGGAGACGGAGAGTGCTCACGAACCAAAACCTCAAAGCCTCGATTCGCTCATCTCAACACCGACAACCAAGACGACAGAACCAACCAGTTTCAGAAAGGCGCCCGATCCAGCAACAACGTCGACGCGTTCTCCTCGAGATCATCGCCCAGATCCGGAAACGAGCTCACTCTCAGCTACCTCTGCGAGAACCGCGACCTCTCCGAGAGAATCGCCGAAAGTCAAAAGGGCAAAGAGGTCGTAACCTTCTCCGAGAATCCGACCCACCACCACGACAACGAGGAGGATGAGAAATGGATCGAGAGAGACTTCTTCAACCTCAGAGAACCCAATCCGAATCCTTCCAAGCGAAAGGCTCACGACGAGGTCAAACAAGAAGcggacgaagaagaagagaagaataaAAACAAGATCGAGACTTTAAACCTCTCTCTAGCTTTACCCGACGTCTCTCTCTCGCTAACGGCCTCAAACGCCGTCAAAAGACCGAGGGTAAACAGCGAAAGAacaacgacgtcgttttccAACGACTTCACGGCGACGACGGCGCCGTCGATGTCTTACTCCTACTCCCACCCTTTCTCCCACAACCTCAGCTGCTCCGCCGACTTCGACTGCTCCGTCGAGAAAGACGACCGCATCTGGTGCGCCGGCGAAGGAACCAACGGATCCGTTCACAGCCGGTTCAGACCCGTCGGCGACGGCGGCGTCGCGCTCGCCAGAACCCCAATCTCCGCCGCCAAACCGTCCTCCTCCTCCGACTACTCCTTCTTCCCTTCCGAGCTACCGGCTCGCCCGGGGATGGAGGTGACTCTCTCCGGCGACTCGAGGAAGAAGTTAGAAGAAAGCGATGACGTCAGATCTGAGAGGGTCCTATACGACATCGTTTCGAAGTCTATCTCCTCGGCAGCGTTGATTATTCAAGGGATGGCTGATGAGACACTCGAGTCAGCTAAAGAGTATTTAAGGAACCTGATCGATTCGCCTGAGAAGAAGGAGAGGCTGACGAGTCTTCAGAGCCAGATAGACAAAAGATCCGATCTTTGCAAAGAGACCTTGTCCAAATGCGTCAAGGATCAGTTAGACATCTTGGTCGCCGTGAGAACAGGGCTTAAGTACTTCCTCTCTGGTAAAATCCGTATCCCTATGAACGAGCTGGTGGAGATCTTTATGTTCCTGAGATGTAGGAACGTGAACTGCAAGTCTTTGTTGCCTGTTGATGACTGTGAGTGCAAGATCTGTTCCAACAACAAAGGCTTTTGTAGCTCGTGTATGTGTCCTGTCTGTTTGAAGTTTGATTCGGCTAGCAATACTTGTAGTTGGGTGGGATGTGATGTTTGTTCTCATTGGTGTCACGCTGCGTGTGGGATTCAGAAGAATCTTATCAAACCGGGACTTAGCTTGAAAAGTCCTCGGGGTAATAAGACGGAGATGCTGTTCCATTGCATTGGGTGCGCTCACAAGTCGGAGATGTTTGGTTTCGTTAAGGATGTGTTCGTGTGTTGCGCTAAGAATTGGGGACCTGAGACTCTGGTCAAGGAGCTTGATTGCGTTGGAAAGGTTTTCAGAGGGAGTGATGATGCTAAAGGCAAAACATTGCATCTCAAAGCTAATGAAATGGTCAAGAAGCTAGAGAGTAAACAGATTTCTCCTGCTGATGCATCTAACTTCATCATTCAGTTTTTCAACT ATGCGGAGTCGGTATCAGAGTTTCCGGAACCTAAGGAGCAAACAGTTGTAACAGAGACAAGCTACAGAAAAGATGAAGCATCTGTGACGCCTTCAACATCCAAGGATCAAATTAAGAAGAGCTTTGCGTTGACCGATGCAATGATGAACAGTTTCGATAGTTTAGAGAGCATGGTGAGAATCAAGGAGGCTGAGACAAGAATGTTTCAGAAGAAAGCTGATGAGGCGAGGATAGAGGCAGAGAGTTTCAGGAGGATGATAGAAATGAAGACTGAGAAGATGGAGGAGGAGTACACAGAGAAGCTAGCGCGGCTGTGTCTGCAGGAGACGGAGGAGAGGAGGAGGAATAAGCTCGAGGAGTTGAAGAAGCTCGAGAACTCTCACTGTGATTACAGGAACATGAAGCTGAGGATGGAGGCTGAGATTGCAGGATTGTTGAAGAGAATGGAAAGTACAAGACAACAATTAGTATGA
- the LOC103849129 gene encoding defensin-like protein 201: protein MRNLQFFVVLFMAIFIVSGAKEMRMNQEKKTCPVYWPMVPCDAKKCEKMCLDFYGLQVSSSYCDKPGDPNAQCVCVFTDC, encoded by the exons ATGAGGAACCTCCAATTTTTTGTTGTTCTTTTCATGGCTATCTTCATTGTTTCAG GTGCGAAAGAGATGCGAATGAATCAGGAGAAAAAAACTTGTCCCGTGTACTGGCCAATGGTTCCATGCGATGCTAAAAAATGCGAGAAGATGTGTCTTGACTTTTACGGTCTACAGGTGTCCTCCTCTTACTGTGATAAACCCGGAGACCCAAACGCTCAATGTGTATGTGTTTTTACAGACTGTTGA
- the LOC103872270 gene encoding cyclin-SDS, translated as MKVIASRNSKRKAEASPFAGKKLRSRQKRAQISPSPLHHKEVGAPAASVDSCSNLFSAVDDTVSCGSSVVEKSSTLKKTRIEEVEVSDRVIADPKFRRITRSYSKLNREKDAEEIEVSESSFTRSDVTFAEHVSDSRNLNFVSESDVVSFISGVVSCSKFGSVTGGGADNNEETEISKPSGFAELKPELVTVGRVSDLACTETFSGEEDESSEARSETLSQYSSDFGFSDYTPSMFLDSGSEFSEKSNSDSPVSHTRSLYLQFMAQFCRSTVPNDLESSRHEQHRGIQSELLRFEDEEVEESYQRLRERERSHAYLRDCAKAYCSTMDHTDLIPRLRLIMVQWIVQQCSEMELQPETLFLGVSLLDRFLSKGSFNNERTLVLVGIASLTLATRIEENQPYNSIRKRNFYIQNLKYSRHEVVAMEWLVQEVLNFKCFSPTIFSFLWFYLKAARANPEVERKAKSLAVTSLSDHTQLCFWPSTVAAGLVVLACIEHNKISAYQRVIKVHVRTEDNELPECVKSLEWLLEQ; from the exons ATGAAGGTGATCGCGTCGAGGAATTCAAAGCGTAAGGCTGAGGCGTCGCCGTTCGCCGGGAAGAAGCTTCGCTCACGCCAGAAGAGAGCTCAGATCTCTCCCTCACCTCTCCACCACAAGGAAGTAGGAGCACCCGCTGCTTCTGTAGATTCCTGCTCCAATTTGTTTTCTGCAGTCGACGACACTGTTTCATGCGGTTCTAGCGTAGTCGAGAAGAGCTCGACGCTGAAGAAGACTCGAATCGAAGAGGTAGAAGTTTCTGATCGTGTGATTGCTGATCCGAAGTTTCGGAGGATCACAAGATCATACTCTAAGCTAAACAGGGAGAAGGACGCAGAGGAGATCGAAGTAAGCGAATCGTCCTTCACGCGATCCGACGTGACGTTCGCCGAGCACGTCTCCGATAGCCGGAATTTGAATTTCGTTTCGGAGAGCGACGTCGTTTCGTTCATATCGGGTGTGGTCTCTTGCTCCAAGTTCGGGAGCGTAACTGGAGGAGGAGCCGATAACAACGAAGAAACTGAAATCTCCAAACCGAGCGGATTCGCGGAACTGAAGCCGGAGCTCGTGACAGTCGGACGCGTCTCCGATCTCGCTTGCACGGAGACGTTCTCCGGCGAAGAGGATGAATCGTCGGAGGCACGTTCCGAGACGCTTTCGCAGTACTCCTCCGACTTCGGTTTCTCGGATTACACTCCGTCGATGTTTCTCGATTCCGGCAGCGAATTCTCCGAGAAATCAAACTCCGACTCTCCCGTTTCGCATACTCGCTCTCTGTACCTCCAGTTCATGGCGCAGTTCTGTAGATCCACCGTTCCGAACGATCTCGAATCTTCTCGCCATGAACAACACCGTGGTATCCAGTCTGAA CTGCTAAGGTTTGAAGATGAAGAGGTTGAAGAGAGCTATCAAAGGCTGAGGGAAAGGGAGAGAAGTCATGCATATTTGCGTGACTGTGCTAAGGCTTACTGCTCCACCATGGACCATACTGATCTCATCCCTCGTCTACGCTTGATCATGGTTCAATGGATTGTGCAG CAATGTTCTGAAATGGAGCTTCAGCCAGAGACATTGTTTCTAGGAGTTAGTCTGCTGGATCGATTCCTGAGCAAGGGATCCTTCAACAACGAGAGGACTCTAGTACTAGTGGGGATCGCGAGTCTTACTCTGGCCACCAGAATTGAAGAAAATCAACCTTACAATAG CATCCGGAAAAGGAACTTCTACATCCAGAACCTAAAGTATAGCCGGCATGAAGTGGTGGCAATGGAGTGGCTGGTTCAAGAAGTCCTCAACTTCAAATGCTTCTCACCCACAATCTTTAGCTTCTTATG GTTCTACCTAAAAGCTGCCCGAGCCAACCCAGAAGTTGAAAGGAAAGCCAAATCCTTGGCCGTTACCTCACTATCCGATCACACCCAACTCTGTTTTTGGCCCTCAACTGTAGCAGCCGGACTCGTAGTTCTCGCCTGCATTGAACACAACAAGATCTCAGCCTACCAACGAGTCATAAAG gTTCATGTTAGAACAGAAGATAACGAGCTGCCTGAATGCGTCAAG AGCCTGGAATGGTTGCTTGAGCAGTAA